The Dioscorea cayenensis subsp. rotundata cultivar TDr96_F1 chromosome 8, TDr96_F1_v2_PseudoChromosome.rev07_lg8_w22 25.fasta, whole genome shotgun sequence genome segment CTCTGCTTTGGGATGAATCGACCCTTCCTCCTCCCACTAAAGAGTGCCTCCTCCTCTTGCTTCAAGGAAACACCAGCCATCTGCTTAGCTAATGCTTCTTGATTGGCGAGCATATTCTCCAGCTCCAACAATGTTGGTTGTGTTGGCCAACCTCGAACAGCAGCCATAAACCCACTGTATTCAGGTTTAAGGCCATTGATAATTATCCTCCTCATTCACTGCTCACTGATCTTCTCTTCAGGGCGACCTGTGCAATCTCACTGCATAGTGATTTTACTTTGGTGAAGTACTGACTAATCATCATACTTCCttgcaagattgtcatcaactCACTTTCAAGTAGTTGGAGACGAGCATCATTCTTTTTAGAGAATAGTGTAGAGAGAGTGTCCCATGCAACTTTTGGTGTAGCAGCATCTCTGATATACTCCAACAACTCATCTTCCACAGCTGTTCTCAGAACAAACATCGCCTTACCGGCCTTGATGCGCCACTTTCGCAGAGCTTCATCTTTTGACTTCTCTGCCGCCAGAgccttcttctcctttgattTAGAATCACCAGCAGCATCTGCCACTTCTTCAAAAGTGACATCTGGTGGAGTCATTTCCGACCCACCTACGACCTCCCATAGGTCCTGTCCTTGTAGATAGGACTCTATGCAGGCCTtccaatttatgtaattattattgtttaatttttttaaaccaccAGTTGTACCTGTGAACTCCATTGCTGTGTTTGGGTCACTTGATGTCCGGCAAGCCTCCTCGGTAGAATACCGGTACCTCACTTACTCCGACTGGCGAACTTCTTGCAACACTGGTGAATACCTTATGCTCGGACACTCGTCGGTGATTTGGCAGAATCTTCCCTGCAACCTGGCTCTGGTACCAGAAATGTTGAgtggagagagaatatatgaaacttaattttattaattacttaattttacAAGACACTCTTTTTCTCTCACTCTAATTTTTCTCTCACTATGCACTTACTCTCACTCTAGGATGATCACTCATTCATTTAGCTTTCTTGCTTTTTCTTACATGGATGCCCAAGCCTTCTCCTTAATTTATACTAGCATGAGGCGGTTGATGAAGATTCTAGGTTGCTTCATTAAGTTGGTGGATTAGATTAGTCTAGAAGCTTAGTGAAGCTTTGATGCTTCTAGATTCTTGAGGCGGTGCTGCCTTCAAAGGATCTTATTGCTGTTTAGTGAGAATCTAAATCAAGGCGAGAAGGAACATTCGGATATCTTCTAAGTTTATGGTAATTGGAAGGCTAATCTAGCTCAAAGATAGCATTAATTATGGGATTATTTCTGCAATTTTCTAGCTTCTGGCATGTAACCACATAGATATTGCAATTAACTACAATAGTTACTAtgtatatacaaaatatttttaaacaaaagaagaaaaggaatcaTCTTTAGCTATCATCCACACAtacatcaataaaaacattatacAAATGGATAATAAAACCAGGAAACATGCAAACTGTTCTACATTAACACATGTTGCATGAGTATATCCTCACACAACTTGAGAATCAAAGCCAATATGTCAAATCTCATTTCAAGGAAAGCATATAGAAAAAAATCCATCTTTTAATTATCACATACCACAGATATCAATGCAAACATTAACTATACATGGATACTGAATCTCAATTCAGCATGAaccaaattcattttttttcacaaaaatataataataaaataaattacaggAATTGAGCTTGCCTCTGATTTGGCATCAACCAAGACTCTCCGGATGTTGTCCTcagtcaaatcaagttgaggAAGTGAAGCAGAAATTGGAAGTAAACGCCATTTCCGACAAAACTTGTTAGAGCTCGGGTTTCATAATGTTAGGGTTTGGAAATGTGGGAACTTGGAGGATTTGGAGAGATGGAGGGGGAGTGAGGaaaggagatggagatggagatgaggtTGGAGTAAAgccataaattttatttcttttttcttttttatcgaGTTCCTGGGAAATAAGACAACCAGGCAAGCAAGCCGATCTTTTTATTGGATACGGGTCGGATCGTTGAATAAAAGATCCGAATCTAAACCCAATCCTTGAATAAATCCTCTGCTGCTTTTACCCTTTGTTCCGCAGGAGATTTGTATTCTCTTTGCATAAAATAGAGATCGTGGTTTACCTCTCTCATGAGTCATGATACAAAATGACTGAAGGTATGTGCCTTATTTTTTGCCAGTCCTCACCATCATTGGTTCTAAACCTTTGGCAGAAGTCTCTATGGATATGCACTACTTTCAACTCTTGTAGAGTAGTAACCTTTTGAAGGTCTTGGGGAAGCATCACCAGACCACATGCCTCTATTTCCAGTTCTCTAAGCTTAGGTATGGCTTCATCCTCTATCTTCCACACCTTCAATTGAAACAAGGAATTCAGTTTTAACACTTTCAATTGAGGGAATCCTTTCTCCAAACAAACCATCTCCTTTCCAACAAAAACATCATGCCTTAACCTAAGAACCTGAAGGTTACCTAGCTTCCCTAACATCAATAGGGGATCTTCTTGAAGCCTTGTTGATTCTAAGGTCAACTCGGTGAGGCTTGCAGGCATGCAAATAACATCTGGCAGCCCTTCCAATGGGCCACGCAAATAAAGAACTTGGAGGTTATTCTTGTGTTGACTAGTGGAGAAAATTGAGCTGGGTATTGCACTATCCTCCTCTGTTTTCCACGCCAAAGTGAGGCTGTCTAGTCTGCCAAAACAATCTAACGATAGCTCCTTACAAGTGGCAGTGACATCATGAACTCCTAGTATACGAAGACTTGTCATCTTTTGTAAACCATTCTGCAACCATGGATCAGCTTTAACACTTGAAAGAGTTTGCAGATTAGGATAGGCCCTGAGTATTTGGCAGTCCCTCAATTGAAAAACCTACCTACCAAATGTTTAGGTTGCTCTGCATCTTCCACACTTGACTTGGTAGCTTACTGATATGGATAGAATTCTTAATGTCAAGAGTTTGTAGATTAGTTAGTCTACTGATGGAGGGATGGCAGAGCTCTTAGATCTGTATAACGCAAACCTAAGTACCGTAAATGAATTAACTTTTGTTAGGTGTTTGCCTTAAATACAAcagtgaaaaatatggaatttacTGTACCAATGCTACTATAGCACTGTTATTGTTCACATGCGGCCGGCATGCGGGCGCACACTTGCCCGTGAGCCTTGCTGTCTACCGGGGTACTGTGGCAAagtactattcacaaatactgTTCATTACAGTGTAGCAAAATAACTGTTCATGTGCGGGTCTCATGCGGCCGCAAAACACCCGTGAGCTTCACTGGTGACCTTGTGCGGCCCGTATGCAGCCCGCATAAGCTGCAAAAAACCTTCAATAgcttccttgaggcttcaatgCTCCTCCCAAGGGTTCTACAAggcttcaaagcttcaaaacaactcataaaataCTATCAAACCCCTCATtcatgttagaatgagatgaacaaacatacaacaacacaagaaatgatttttagtgtggaaaccctacaaatcgaggaaaaaccacgggactccttatagcctcttaaacatgtttCCACTATGTTGACTTATGGGATAACACCAAGTTCTCTCTAGCTCACTAGAAGAATACATACAAAGAACATGAATTTCACAAGAAAAAAGATTCAACACTCATACATCATCCATACACTAGGATGGTTCACAAAAGGACCTTAAGGAATGAGAGTTGAGGGAtcaaaccaaaggattaggagAGATCCGGCGATGATGCCTTCCAATCTTGCCTTCTCCAAGAGCCCTagctcctccttctcttccttaGATGAtgccctttttcttttctcttctttccccAAAAACTGTGAATAGTCACCCACACATTCTCATCAAATATGAGAGCTTTTACCATTGTAAAATTCCCTTCAAGCCCTCCTCTATAAGTCaacatagcttcatttttttttaaaccacgGGCCAACCCAACAAATGGGCTGGACCCAACAACTTTCTTATATCATTCGGTAATGACTTGATTCCTGTACCCTGGAGATTTATGACTCTTAGTAACTTTATGTTATGGAAGAATTTCTCCATTTTAGTGGTTCTCTTCTCAATGTCTATCAAAGTTATAAGCCTTGTTTGAATTGACTTTTAATAGAAGGGATTTTTTTAAAGTTCTGTAggcacttttaaaaaaagtgcttttcggagtaagttaagtgcttttctgtattttatgtttggatagaTTAATGCAGAAGTACTTTTATATGTGTggagttgtttggatgtggatttGTAAAGGCATTTTTGGAGAtaacaaattactaaaatgggcatTTAATGACTTTTCAGttactattatatattgatattaataatgataatgactaatgttatgataataataataacttaatgtattataattaataattattataattataatattaattaattaataattattattatcattgtcaTTAAGGGATTAATGcattacaaatataattacaattacaattattatatattaattatataataataattgtaattgtaattatatttgtaattatataataataattgtaattgtaattatatttgtaatgCATTAATAACTTAAtgacaatgataataataataactattaagtaattaatattataattataataattattattatataattaatattataattataattataattataatattaattatataataattattattaccattGTCATTAACCCGAATATAGAAATCAGGGATTGTAGAAAGAATTGAGGGAAATTGATTGTTTGAGGGTCAATTTAGTAATTTGATAATCTCAAAATAGCTTTTCAGAAGTGTTTTTTTGAAAAGCACTTCTTGGGCAACTTCTGAAAAAaactgaattttaatttttttcacagcTTCTGCTTCTGCCAAAAAAGCccaaacaaacatgttttttaaaactcagaagtgcttaacttataaaaagcACTTCTGAGCTTAAAAAGAGCCAATCCAAACACCCCCATAGTGTGCAAACGAGAAGTTGAGTCAGTGGACTTCAATCGAGCAATGTAACTAGCACTCTTGTCCTCATGGAGAGCAAGTCGATGagttttatgtaaaatattctCCTGATTGTCATTACTAGGAATATGAATTAAGTTTATGTTGGAAATAaacttaaacataaataatcatatGGGTTAATAATGTGAGGGTTATTATGAGTCATAAGTTAGAGAATATGAAGAGTTAGGAGTTGAGGAATATGAAGATCAACGGTCATGTTTTACATGAATTATTATGGGAGTTATAGAAGCTCAAAGGTTTATGTAAAGCCTATATAAGAGGTTTGAgatttgaataatatttatattatcgAGTGGTATTTTATCTTCCTCTTCCTACTATCTCTTTTTGAGCATATTTTGGCCCATCATCATTTCCAAAAGTGGTATAAGAGCATGTGGTTGAAGAGTTGGTGAACTTTTGTCATTCCCAACAATTGTGCCAAAGCCTTGTTGAAGAGTTAGTAAACGTTCGTCAATCATAACAACATTTTAGTAAGAGAACTGGTTAAAAAGTTTGACCAACGACGTGGTAGTATTGATAGGAAGTCTCTCTCCATAAGAGATAGGTTGTATCGATAGGTGATTCTCCATAGAGGGCCTTTGAGATTCAAGCTTGTCAAAGTGATGCCAAAGTAGGCTAGAAACTTGAAGTACAAGTCAACCGACTTGAAGGCAAAGTCGAAGAAGAAAGGTGAGAGCTGTGAGCAAAGCTCCACGGAGAAAGAAGACTGTATAAGACAGTCAAGAGAAGAGAAATGGAGAACGGAAGACCAGTTGTTGTGTCAGTGCAATTCAAGGCGATGCTTAAGGAGATATTAGAAAAACTAAACCTTCCACTCCCAAGGTATGAATGTGAACGAAATGGTCCTGACCACTTACCTAATTTTGTTGTGATAATAaggtttgaggacaagcaaggATGCCATGAACTATGTGGACCTCATGCATACACAAAGAAAGATGCTGAGAATGAAGCCTTGATGCGAGTGATAAAGCATCCAGGACATTACTACGACATTATCGTGAAAGATATAAATGAAGAAGAGCTGGTTGAACTTAAGCATGAGTGTGAAGACTTGAAGGAAGCTAATGAAGAGCTTTAGAAAAGCCTCCATGAAACTAGTAAGGAGTTGAAGGAGTTAAAAGAAAGAATGGCGGATTTAAATCCAGAGGAAGAACTTGATTCCTGGTCATCAAATAGTGTTTGTGTTTGTCCAAAAGGTTGTGCTTGTCATGTTTAACAAAATGTTTAACTTTAAGGGGGAATGTTGGAAATAaacttaaacataaataataatatgggTTAATAATGTGAGGGTTATTATGAGTCATAAGTTAGAGAATATGAAGAGTTAGGAGTTGAGGAATATGAAGATCAATGGTCATGTGTTACATGAATTATTATGGGAGTTATAGAAGCTCAAAGGTTTATGTAAAGCCTATATAAGAGGTTTGagatttgaataaaatttatattatcaagTGGTATTCTATCTTCCTCTTCCTACTATCTCTTTTTGAGCATATTTTGGCCCATCATCATTACCAACAGTTTATACCTCGGGTCAGGGAGATTGAGAGGTCATGAAGAAGCTCATGAATTTGACAAGTCTTGATGTCTCCATGGTGATGTCTCTCCGCCACTTGAATCATACTCCAATTCACCAGTTCCTTGAGACAATCCTCAGTGACTTCCTCCATTGTTTTTTGGTCTCTAGGTTAGATAAACCCCTCTCTAATCCATAGTCGCATAAGCCTCTTGGCACTGATCAAATAACCCTTGGGGAAGATGATAAAGTAGAGAAAGCATGGCTTCATGTAGTAAGGGGGATAATGGTAGCTGAGAGCTAGTTTCACCTTGCCTCAGTTGCCAACTCACACTTTTTAGCAACTTCCTCCATTCCTCCACTGATTGGCATTTAGTCAATACTAGGCGTCCCAATATAATGATGGCAACTTGAAAGCCACAACATTTTGTCACCATCTCTCTTCTTATAAATTTCAAGTGTGGCGGATAATCATTGCTACACTTTGTTGGAATTGCCTTTCTGCACAACAACTCCCAGCTATGTTCTTCACCCAAGAACTTGAGATTGTAAGGAGGGCTCTGCCTATTTACATGCAATGCCACATCTTGGTTGTGAGTGGTTAACAACACTCGACTTTATTCATCATATGTGGTAGTACTTCTTTGATGCTATCCCAAGCTCCTTTGCTCCATACATCATCTAAGATCACCAAGTATTTCCTTTGTTTCAAGTACTTATAAACCTCCCACTTCAATTCCTCACAActcatatctttcaatttttggttAGACATAGCCATGACATCTTTAGCAATAGGCTTCAATACTTCTCCAGCTCGATACTCTTGTGGAAACCCAGATCCATGCTTGACATGCAAAGTATCTCCTGATGCCTGGGTCAGAGAAGATCTTCTTGGCAAAAGTGGTCTTGTCTAAGCCTCCCATGCCAGTGATCAATATGATAGCACGCCTCTAATTCGCATTCTTCCCCATCAGAATCCTTGCCAATGCCTTGATATGTGCATCAAAGCCGAGAATATCCTCTGCCTCCACAACTGTAGTTTGTCTCCTGCTCGTCATTGGTAGTCTTGCTTCAATGGTCAATGAGTTTGAAGAAGTTGCTTCGATGCTTTGATTGTCAAATATATTTCGATTAACATATATCTCATAAACTCTCCCATTGACCTTGTAGATATTATTACCAAGTCATGGATGATTGCTAGTTTGGAAGGAAGAACAACACATGTTCTCAATGAGGTGAGGTAACCGCCGGGTGATGGGTAATAGACCCCTTTAGTTCAGCATcaactaataataaatggacTCCATATACGCATATAAGTGTGGGGGGTAACTTTTATCATTAAGTTGGTGTCTGCTCTCCTCTCcatttatatgttattgttgGTGCTGGATTCgctaaaaataagaagaaaactaagtgtttgatgaaatgcctagTGAAAGCTCAAGTGTTTGTGGAAATACTAGAGGTTCTTGGTGATTGGGTGTTCTTAGTCCATTAAAGTGCTTGACCAACCAATCACACAATGTTCTCCTCCActatttaaatcaaaagaaaagcatataaCTCGACATTACCCAACCTAGTTATTGGATGATAAGAACATAATAACACCCCATTGGACACAACATTAGTTAACCTACTCCAGCATTGGCTTGTTACAGAAACCTAGAGATATGGGTTAATATTTAACTCATGTCTCTTTTCAAAACCAACTAACATAACTAACATAACATTAATATAAAGAGAGTTCCAATATCTCTTCACATCCGATGCCCATACTTCATTCTCATTTGGTACAGTAGCATGCTTGTACTATGCCTTCTCCCATTCTCTTCACAATAGATGCTTCAGCACCATGCTCTCTGGCCTCCGCCCAGACTGCAGTTGCGTTGCTCTGATTCTGCATGTCACTAGGCAGTACATCATCCTCAATCACATCTTTAACACCCCCTCTTGACTGAAGTGTGTTTATTCCAATCATTTTCCTTATTGCCACATGTTTCTCTGGTGATAAAGGCTTATTAAAGAGATATGCTAATTGATCATTTGTGGAACAATGAAGCACAGAGATCACCCTATCAGTAACTAGTCCCCGAATGAAGTAAAAAATTACATCAATGTGCTTGGTCCTTCCATGATGAGTAGAGTTCCTCGGAATTGTAATTGCCGAATGATTATCACAACATAGCTTAGTTGCATTGTTGAACAAAACTCCAAGTCTTACAAGATTCTCCTAAGCCACATAATTTGACAAGCTGCGAATGTTGCAGTAATGTATTCAGCCTCTTTTGTGGATAGTGAGACTATCTCCTACTTCCTTGAACCCCGAGAGATTGGACTTGAATCGAGAGAGAAAAACATGCCAGTTATGCTCTTCTGATCTGATTTACAGCCACCCCAATCGCTGTCTGAATAAGCTTCTAGAACCCTTTCATTACCTAGCAAGAACCATAAACCATATTCCACTATTCCAGCTAAGTATCTCACTACTCTCTTGGCAGCTGAGAAGTGATCCTTGCTAGGACAATTCATGTACCTTAACAAGTAATTCACAACATAGCATATGTCTGGTTGAGTGTAAGTGAGATAGATTAACTTCCCCACTAAGCTTCTGTATATCCTTGGATTAGCAAATTCCTCTGCCTCATCATTCTTGAGTCTGTCATTCACCACCTTTGGAGTTGACATTGGTTTGCATTACTTCATGTTGAGTTGCTTCAGCAAATTCTCAACATAGTTCTTCTGTATAACAAAGATGCCATCGGACCTTTGCTTTATCTCAAGCCCAAGGAAGTAGCTCATGATTCCTATGTCCAACATCTCAAAATTCTCCTTCATCTCAGCTTTAAATTGATCAATAAGTAAAGTAAATGAACTAGTATAaatgatatcatcaacatataagtTGAGTAGCAAACTTTTACCATTCTCTGGCACCTTTCTGTAAAGAGTGTGCTCACTTTCACTTCTCACATAGCCATGTTCTCTAAAATGTTGATCAATTCAGCCATACCAAGCACGAGGTGCTTGTTTCAATTCGTAGAGGGTCTTCTTTAGACGATAAACTAGGAGTTcactaccttcaacctcatatCCTTCTAGTTGAACAACATAAACTTCTTCTTGTATCTCCCCATTGAGAAAGGCTATCTTAACATCAAAGTGATATACTGGTCACCCTGCATGAGCTACAAGAGCTGGTACAAGTCTCACAGTTTTTAGACAAGCAACAGGAGAGAACATATCCTCATAATCAATGTTGAATT includes the following:
- the LOC120267221 gene encoding probable disease resistance RPP8-like protein 2; protein product: MTSLRILGVHDVTATCKELSLDCFGRLDSLTLAWKTEEDSAIPSSIFSTSQHKNNLQVLYLRGPLEGLPDVICMPASLTELTLESTRLQEDPLLMLGKLGNLQVLRLRHDVFVGKEMVWKIEDEAIPKLRELEIEACGLVMLPQDLQKVTTLQELKVVHIHRDFCQRFRTNDGEDWQKIRHIPSVILYHDS